GTACAGTGGTGGGACCACACCATTGCAGTTGCTGAGGCACTTTTCCTGATGCTGAAGTTGGTCCCAGTGCGATCACTACAGATCCACCAACACTGCTGGAAATTCTCCTGCTTTTTTCTCCTTTGCTCACTACTGGTGCTTCTCAACATTGTGGGAAAATGCTGATGTGTTCATTCACAGAAATTGTGGGCATATTCACCGAAACCAGTACTAAACAAGCACACCTTTGCTTACAATGATTTCACTGCTGCTTGCTACCATGCAATTAGAATTATGGCGGGTCCACTTATCGAAACGTGTGTCTCAGCAACATTCTCTGTTTAAGGACTTCTCGGTGCATGGAGTAGTAACTCATTGCCGATATATATATTATGAGTATCACCCACACCTTTCAGCCGATTTTCAAAATTGATATATGTGTATGTCATGGATTAGTCTTAATATATTTATGTAGATGAAGAGAAAACAAGGTGATGTGGCCTATAGATTCCTTATAGTCAATGCACCAAAAATTCATGaattcagtggcgtagccaggcgaTTGGTTCAGGCGGTTCGAACTTTTTGAAATTGTTACAttttgtatttgtgtgtgtgtgtgtatgtgtatatatatacacgcacacatatcccataccttcacgaagactaactggcccattgaattattactcccactatatatatatatatatatatatatatatatatatattcggccctcggacagtccatgggcgtctcctgttgttcttgttgcgaagaaagatggttctgcgcggttctgtgtagactacagacggctcaataagatcactcgcaaggatgtttacccgctgccgcgcatcgatgacgcaattgacagccttcacggagccgaatttttttcttctctcgatctgcgctcggggtactggcaagtacccatggctgatgacgctcgaccgaagactgcgttcatcacacccgacggcttgtacgaattcaacgtcatgccgtttggtctatgtaatgcacctgcgacctttgagcgcatgatggacaccgttctgcgcaacttgaaatggcacacgtgcttgtgttacctcgatgacgttgtggtgttcgctccagatttctctacgcacctccaacgtctgaaagaagtttttgcacgtgtcagcaatgccggcttgcaactaaatctgaagaagtgccgctttgcagcacggcaactcaccatccttgggtacgtcgtgtccaaggatggcattcttcctgacccagccaagcttcgggccgtggccgaattccccaaacctgcgtccgtcaaagaactgcgtagtttcgtgggcctgtgctcgtacttccgacgcttcatacgaaactttgccacgatcatatcaccgctgacgaagctccttggaagtaacgggtccctcaattcgtggtcgtctgagtgcgacgacgcgttcgcgaagctccgccatgtgttgacatctcctcccattctacgccactacgaccctacggccccgacggaggtgcacacagacgccagcggtgtaggcctcggcgctgtcctggcgcagcgcaaacccggattccctgaatatgtcgtagcatatgcaagccgtacgctcacgagagctgagacaaactacaccgtcacggagaaagagtgcctggcgatcgtctgggctcttacaaagtttcgaccgtatttgtatggtcgcccattcgatgtcgtcaccgaccatcatgcactatgctggctttcatcattgaaggatccctcaggccgtctcgcccgttgggctcttcgtttacaagactacgacatccgcgtgctgtaccgcaatggacgccagcatgctgatgccgacgccctctcgcgctcccctctgcctgaaggtgatgtgctctgctcagtatcctcggctgctgtttctgccattgacgttgacataatcgctaccgaacagcgaaaggataattggatcggcccgctgatcgacttgctctctgatccatccgcaacgccatccacgcgtgcattgcgtcgtcaagctcgccatttcgccattcgtgacggccttctacaccgacgcaattacgacgccgacggccggcagtggttactcgtgataccccgcagtctgcggtcagagatatgtgaatccttccattctgatccgcaatgcgcgcactctggggtattcaaaacctaccatcgcattcgacaacgctacttctggcgcgggatgtaccgctatgtgcagcagttcgttcgctcttgcctcacttgccaacgccgtaaaccgtcagctcacatgtcgcacgccagtctacaaccgttaccttgccctgaccgtccctttgggcgcgtaggtatcgatttgtatggaccacttcctctgacgtcggctggtaaccgctgggccatcgttgccgttgaccatttaacgcgatacgccgaaactgccgctctccctgcggctactgcgcgcgatgttgcgtccttcctgctgcatcgattcatactgcgccacggaccaccccaagagcttctcagcgatcgaggccgtgtcttcttgtcggaagtcgtcgaagccattctgacggagtgccattctgtccaccgcaaaactactgcttaccacccacagacgaatggcctcaccgaacgctttaaccgcaccctcggcgacatgctttctatgtacgtcgctgccaaccacactaattgggataatatactgcccttcgtcacctacgcctacaacaccgcccctcagagcacgactggtttttcacctttctacttgctgtacggaaggcacccgtcgcacaccatggacacgatactcccgtacacgccggatccatctgagtgtacacctatttccgagacagccaggcttgctgaagagtgtcgcgagcttgccaagacttttacgacgcaagagcaagagcggcagaagagtatccgtgatgccagcaccacttctgagcccacgttccttcctggtgcgcttgtatggctctcgattccgacctctgccgctggcctctcttccaaactacgtcccaaatacgaaggcccctaccgtgtcatcgagcgcatctcacccgtcaactatctgatcgaacccgttgaacaatcttcggacatgcgccgccgtgggcgagacatcgtcaacgtggagcgcctgaaggcttattatgacccgctcataataacaagctgttaggtcgccaggtggctccctcttcgaccccggggtaattgtagcgaagcctccgaactatgaaatgggtcgaactcttgagtaccttctagtggggctacccaacaaggacgccgctcgcactgagagcccgtgcttggccgttactgtcgccattgtgcttgctcgctgtggaccggctattaaacgccttaacaatatatatatatatacaatattaatgagatctaacagacagtaaatgccaaggaatgtacaggggaagttattagaaccaatggaatgtaaataacaagaaagaagaaagaaaagtggatgaaagaaaagtcctgctcacggctggttattttttcatccacttttctttcttctttcttgttatttacattccattggttctaataacttctcctgtacattccttggcatttactgtctcttagatctcattaatattgtgttaaaacacggaaaaacgagcccttaggtatacacttctttcccttatatatatatatatatatatatataagcatgcACCAACATACATAAGAGGGGGTTGGATGGAACAACTCCCTCTCTTACTACATGAATGACCATCATTAATGTTGTAACTGTATGTTTGTGCAAACAAATTCTTCATGTCCGAAATTGCTAATATTGTAAATACAGCAAAGTTCAGTAGATCCCTCCCATTGCTTTTGTTTCGCATTCCTATAAAGCACTTGTGCCTTTGCAGGTGACCCACCTGAAGAGACACCTGGTGACTCATGGCGGCAGCTGCCTACCCTGTGCTATCTGCGGCCGTCGCTTTGCGTTTCCGAGTGACCTCTCCGCACATGTTGCCAAGCATCACCCGCCACCTCTGCTGCGTACAAGCACAGGTGCTCCCGCCCCTCCGGCTCACAGACTCCAGTGTGAAGTGTGCGAGCGGCTATTCCAGTATCCGAGTCAGCTGCGGGACCACATGCTGGTGCATACGCAGGTGCGCCGTTTTGCATGCCCTGACTGTGGCATGCGCTTCATGAAGGAGCACCACCTCCGCAATCATCTTGTCACTCACAGCCCCGTGAAACCGTTTCCATGCCCCGTGTGTGGCAGGGCCTTCTCTCTTAAGGCCAACATGGAGAGGCATGTCCTTATACACGAAGCCCAGCGTAGGTTCGGATGTGAACGTTGTGGGAAGCGGTTCTCGCAACCCCAGACACTCAAGATGCATCTGGTGTCCCATGCCGACGTGAAGCCGTACTCGTGCAGCATTTGTGGCAAGGGCTTGGCACGAGCCCACAACCTGCGCGCACACATGGCAATCCACCAGACAAGCAAGCCCCACCGCTGTCCCGACTGCAGCAGCACATTTACACTTCGTGGGAACTTGGTGCGGCACCTCAAGGAGAAGCATGGTCCAGCAATCATCCCTGCTGAAGCCGTGTCTGTAGTCATCACCCCGCAAAGCCCCAACCGTAACGTGGCTAAACGTAGAAAAAACACACCAAAGCGGCTCAAAAAATGTGGTGAAGGTTCCGGTGATGAGGATGGAGAAGAGGAGGAAGGAGAAGAGGACGGTGAAACGGAGGGAGAACAAGCGGAGGCAGATGGAGTGGAGGCAGAACGGGACCGGTTCCAGGACCTCTCGGGACACAAGTACCAGGGGCTGCCTGGTTCGCCGGAAAACGCACGCAGTGTTGAAGTACTCCAGGCCACCGTCTACTACCCTGCCCCTATTGTGACGCAAGAGGTGCCGTCATCAGAGCATAAGCCTTTCTCACTACATGCACTCCAGCCGGCTCCCGTGTTTGCATCTCCTGGCAGCTTTTACGGGGATCTCCCAACGGCAACACCTGCTGCAGTCGGACCCGAGGAAGTTGGTGCTCGACTGCAAGCACTGCATGCAGCCATTGATGATCTGGCGGGCAAGTTGGGCCCCGACCATGACAAAGTTACAGCCTTGCACGCAGCCTTGGATCAGCTTGTTCCCCCTTCGCAACAGCCGAGCTCCGCTCCACCTTGAGAACTAGCACGGACCTGCTAACGTTGCCAACTATACGAGAGTTTTTATAAataccttttttttcctcttcttcaaAGCTCTAATGTGCCACTTCTAACAAAGCAGGACCTTAGACAAACTTGCATCTGATGCACTCCTGTCAGATGCTTCATACATATATGCTTGATCCCAAAGTCATGTAGTTTTTTTAGAACCGATTTTTGTTGAAGCACGTTTagtttttggggggagggggtgggggggggagaAGTGACTGTGAGATTGTGATGTGGCACTGCTGGCAGCACCACCGATTGCTGCTCTCAAAGGAACGAATTGTGACAGGGTAAACGAGTTTGGCTTTTTCGTTCCTTGAAGCTTTGACTTGTGAAAAGATTGTGTGCTGGTTCTTGTCAAACGGTGTGAAGCGCAGGTGAAAAGAAACCTCCTGTGGATTACTTGTCTTGTGGCTGACAGAAAGTGGACCTGATTACATGTGACCTGAGTGACTCCTGCCAGAAAGTGATGACTGaaggaaagaactggggaattaTGAATCTTTCTAGTATTAGTCGAATTGAGTGTTTGTGCACCAGGAAGAGCCTTGTGCTTTGTGTAGTATGTATTTATGAAATAGAAATGTTCAGAACATGCTGTGTATGTGACAGATTTCTTATGAAGGTGCTGTACTGATCAGCTCAAATGTAACATTAAAGACACAAGTAAATCTGCTTCATTGTTTATACTTCAATTTGACTGACAGCAAGCGATGAAACAAAGGCTAGAGTTAGTTATTGCACTGTATGTGTTCTTTACCACAAATTAATTTGCATTTAATGCAAGATATTAGAAGACACTGCGTTATTCGTGGAACAACAGGTTTGACTCCATTAGCCATGCAAGAACGAGCAGTAAGACACTAATGTTTGCACGGCCACCCTCATGAGAGAAATGACGTTACTACACTCTCAACCTAAACATGGTGCAGTACTACATACATATGTAAAAAAACATGCCTTATCCCTCCATCATAGGAATTGGCATAACGtgaaagtaaaacgtgtccttGCAAAAGTAGTTTAATATTCACTGTACCCTGATACAGgagagcttgcgcaatgtctattggtgtttCACAGCCATAGCATGGTTTAACGTGGATGCATCTACGTTGATGCATGGTGGTAGACCTCTATCCCGACGACTAACGTCCATCACTAATGAATAAACAAATCCTTGTGATCATAGATGCTTGTGATAGCTGTTGTGGCTAATAGTGAAAACGGGAACCAGATAAAAtggtgtgacagccagaagaaCGTGACTCATTGGTAGCCAAACTTCGGTTGAGGTCACAAAGGAAGAAGCTAAGGTTGCCTACTCACAGCATTTTGGAGTTATTGAACACGAGTGCCCGACCAGAGGGAAATGCAGCACGCATTGTGTGTTCCTTGTTGGCTGGCCGCTTTTTTTTGCGGGGCGAGCGTAAGTGGGGAATGCCTAATTACAGCCAGGCGAAGCTGGCGGGTGCTACTGGGCTATGTTTGATGTGGAAGGACGTAGATGGACACTGCAAGGCCGACGCCTAGACTAAGGCGGCCACCTGGGGTTGTGTTAATAAAGCATTGGTAAAATTGCATTTCTCCTATTGGAAGAATGTCGAATGGGACGGACACTTAGAAACTACGCGTTAAAGGAAGTAATTGTGGATGTAACGGTCATGTGTTACTGCACTTAACAAAGAATGTTGTGATAGAATTATATATAAAAGGCATGGTTTTAAAGCTTATGAAGCCTGTAAAATCCTAAGACCTCTTTCGTGGAAAACCAAGTTCAAAGGACTAATACGCCTGCATATGAAGAGCAGAGCGTCTTGATGTTCATTTATTGCGTTGTAGATCCAAGAACCCCCTGCCACGCGCCTCCCTTGTCTTCCTCTCCTGCGCCTATATCCACTGTTTTTAACACTCCCGGTCCACGAAGTGCTGCGGGCGCATTTCTAAGAAACACAAATGATGAATAGGCCACGTTACAATTTTGCCATCTGCTAGCTTTAAACGACATGCACGAGCAATGCCGTCGTGTCCCGTAATGTTCTTCAGAGCCCGCGAGAGTTTCGAACACAACTTGGGCAGGGCATCATCGTGCACTATCACTATATTGTCTTACGCAATACTAGTAATGTCCATCACtggtctattatgagcgcttctaaGAAGTAATAAATATTCTTTATACCAGCAATTCCAGAAGTCTTTCTGTAGCTTTTGTCGCTGTATCCAAGTTTTAAGAAGCTCCATATGGGAGCTGGGCACCACGTCTGCAGTTTGAAAGTCGGGGAATGCCCTCAACTGCTTGCCATGTAAGAAATGGGCTGGTGTTAAGACTTCTGGTTCCCCtggtgcagaatacaagtacgTCAGTGGTCTACTATTTATGATCGCTTCAATTTCCGCTAGGACCATGCTCATTTGACCATAATCTAGAAAAGACCTTCCTAGAGCTTTCCTCAAGTTGTCTTTCATTGACCTCACCATACGCTCCCAAAATCCGCCCCACCAAGGAGCACGGTCAGCAGAGAAATTCCACGTGATGCTATGAGCAGACAGACAATCGCCGACCTCACTTCCCCTAATAGTGTCATACACAGCACGAAGTTCACGAGAAGCATGCTTAAAACGTTCATGTTTAAAGCACAAAGCATTGTCAGAGTAAATCACCGAAGGGAATTCACGACGTGCAGTTAAACGCCGGATGGCTTTTAAGAAACTGTCTGCTGTTGAGCGTAAAACAAGCTCTAGATGAACAGCACATACTAACGCACAAGTGAATAGCACGAAGTATGATTTCGTCATCCAGAAGAGCTCTCGAAGTTCTGCGACGGTCGTTGGGACTCTTGCGTGCAGATGCCTCTGGTGTAAGCCGGTGGCGATGAGTTCAGTGGCGATGTGGTCACCGGGAAGCAGAATTGGGTATTTCATGCCCTCGTGGTACTCGACATTCCGAAGCCTTGTTTGAATTCTCAGCAATCCATGCTCTTCTGCGAGAAATGGGTGCAAATCCCGAATTGTCGATGCCTTGGGTAGATCTCTCGCCAAACTTGGAAGACTGCCAATTCAAGGCCGAATCGTTTTTGGGGTAACGGTGTCTACTTTTGCATTTTCTTTCGCATCGTCTTCAACATCACTCGGATTGCGGGTCAAGTGTTTGAAACATTCTTCATTTTTTGCAAGCCAAACTGGTCTTTGTCACCAATTCTCCCTGTTTGCAAGCGACTTTTTTGACGTGTCTCGGGAAACTATGCCCACGGCGTTGTCCGTCCAAGCGTATAGCCGTTTAAACGCTTTCGTACGATAATTGTGCAGGTCTGTTGGTAGGACCTTCAAACGCATATACATTTTGCATCTTTGATCGCGCAACTCAATGGTTCCATTGAAAGCATTGCAAACCGTTTCATCGTGAGAGGATGGTACATCTGCATTAGTGGTCTCTAAGCTTTCTAGTTGCAAAAACTTTCTCAGATTAGAGCCTGCACGTTCCTGCATCTGTTCATCGTTCATACAACAATCCGTGCGAAGTACACGAACGTTCGCATTTGTGCGTGGATGAATGGTTTCATCGCTTaatggtccttggaatgtccaacCCAGTGCTGTTTCAATAGAAAGGAGACCTATATGGTCGCCATGCCAACTGACGTCTCTGCGAAGGACTTTCGACAATTGGTCTGAGCTAATCAACAGGCTGATGCCTTGTTCTTGAGCTATGTGggaaaagaaaagagcatcagCCACTCATTGACCACGATTCTAAAACCCTTTGATGAATTTATGACTTTGGGGTACCTCAACAATGGCTTCACAGATGTGTCCTATTTCAATGGCTTCAATGACATGCTGAACATCATCGTACTGGCTTTGCAAAGTTATTTGAACTAGTCTTCGACGTGTACATCGACCACAATGTTTGATTCTAAACACGTCGACGGTAATGACGATTTCTCCCAGCACCTTTAGGTTCAATTTTCTGAGAAATGTCTTCTTTGATAAAAGAGCGCTGGCTACCATTATCTAGAACGCCTCTTGTAAAGCAGGAATCTTTTGCACCATTTATCATTCCTCTGAATGTTTACAATAGTATTGTATCAAGGCTCCTATTGCTATCTGACACAGCGTATATGTACATGAAGGTACTGCTCGTAGCGTGTTTTGGTGGCATCATTATTTGAAGAGCTTTACTAGCCTGTCTAGAGCACATCGAAGAAGCGTGTCTTCCATGACAATGTGAGCAGCTCACCTTCTGTCGACAGTCTCTTGCTCGATGTCCTTTTGTGATACATCTGAAGCAGCACCCAGTCGTCAAGAAAAGACGCTTTTTTTCTGAGTCGGGAAGTTAGGCGTCGCCGTCCAGCGTTGAGTGTGAC
Above is a window of Rhipicephalus microplus isolate Deutch F79 chromosome 1, USDA_Rmic, whole genome shotgun sequence DNA encoding:
- the LOC119187906 gene encoding uncharacterized protein LOC119187906, producing the protein MLCPSEPAAENGISVCVAAPSAASAAAVVRDFNGGPDGVVKPEDAGPNGTAASGNGSGCCTPVVPTSVAANSAPVDADGSSGDDPKLKALCGVPQRGAELTADSYSSTDSGGAVVVAPRYCNDPYCQLKEDASPVVVAVVPSQAEGRSWKCEVCCKLFAQKHHLQTHLLCHSGVKRFECQVCHKAFKQQAHLNTHLLIHEGRRPHRCPHCDHSFLQVTHLKRHLVTHGGSCLPCAICGRRFAFPSDLSAHVAKHHPPPLLRTSTGAPAPPAHRLQCEVCERLFQYPSQLRDHMLVHTQVRRFACPDCGMRFMKEHHLRNHLVTHSPVKPFPCPVCGRAFSLKANMERHVLIHEAQRRFGCERCGKRFSQPQTLKMHLVSHADVKPYSCSICGKGLARAHNLRAHMAIHQTSKPHRCPDCSSTFTLRGNLVRHLKEKHGPAIIPAEAVSVVITPQSPNRNVAKRRKNTPKRLKKCGEGSGDEDGEEEEGEEDGETEGEQAEADGVEAERDRFQDLSGHKYQGLPGSPENARSVEVLQATVYYPAPIVTQEVPSSEHKPFSLHALQPAPVFASPGSFYGDLPTATPAAVGPEEVGARLQALHAAIDDLAGKLGPDHDKVTALHAALDQLVPPSQQPSSAPP